The following are encoded in a window of Platichthys flesus chromosome 11, fPlaFle2.1, whole genome shotgun sequence genomic DNA:
- the cdcp1a gene encoding CUB domain-containing protein 1a, translated as MSAPTITAALLLLLLTGIVSTASGVQKLTITPDRGTTFSITSTQVKGCKVCTGAGRSRRCDASLLLNENNSPVSVEFECPRPQDAFKVEIIRNIDCNTKSCTGHIIQSDSGSLPLLDFNRKFTWNLKAAAPKAFKIDFSGTGLRQIDPSESCPDRHSYSLQALQTTGSVAVGKYCRAGAISSAQILILGSFSLEVPGGQKLQNGQFDVSVGEEIKSLAKITLTVPKGTSSSVLLSPNYPDSFPDDDLMEWYFHVPDNHKTAVRFFNLTQPSCLKKETAVEYHSKGRATLVRSLTDPKLEQRFGNFSMTLRNCEMERRRADSPGLSLQVQVSTSSARSSVLCKVDPSKAGGLFLYIRKLRPTSACEMKINSVTKENITVTSNSELSFQDCTPEDIEVTARKVIECRDPRDCQKTVPLSLPLLPGCLPAPVSSVTWHLRPPAHGTVELTSPAGPLRQSLPGQLCNDSLLIKVAEDDGTSIGHFCPQGAIQKIQIHTNMSVTASNTGRNALRTCYKNVLDACFKDEISERYIFTVSSKKNAPVLLATPGWPEGMKPYATVSWIVSVPPKMEAHLMFVNVSQPKCSSRHTKIRVQRVGRREEDYSRREDEEAEEELTVSERFYLNMSNCMPERRIFSALTKITLQDSKNFLLTTILSVVAALLVIFIIVLVVVCLVIRKKKKLLNHQVSIYNPNGTSFLPGQNNFPKSREDNESHVYASIEDTLVYTDLLRKGMEIGVYGETDTYRSFPGHTDSQKPLVSKTSSVNDSADGVYRPFLYLAEGRPPLPNRPPSHELVDNEIYQSRDPIGEEGSPRLGPRLEPEGGN; from the exons CCCCCGACCTCAAGATGCTTTCAAGGTCGAAATTATCCGCAATATAG ATTGTAATACAAAGTCTTGCACTGGCCACATCATCCAGTCCGACTCCGGCTCACTTCCTCTGCTGGATTTTAACCGAAAGTTCACTTGGAACCTGAAGGCAGCGGCGCCCAAAGCGTTCAAAATAGACTTCAGCGGCACAGGTCTGAGACAGATAGATCCGTCCGAGAGCTGTCCGGACAGACACAGCTACAGCCTCCAGGCCCTGCAGACTACAGGGAGCGTGGCCGTGGGGAAATACTGCAGAGCGGGCGCTATCAGCAGCGCTCAGATACTGATCCTGGGCAGCTTTTCTCTGGAGGTCCCAGGAGGGCAGAAGCTGCAAAACGGACAGTTTGACGTGTCCGTCGGGGAGGAAATCAAAT CCCTCGCCAAAATCACTCTGACGGTACCAAAAGGGACCTCGTCCTCCGTGCTGCTGTCTCCAAACTACCCGGACAGCTTTCCTGACGACGATTTGATGGAGTGGTACTTTCACGTTCCGGACAACCACAAGACGGCCGTACGGTTCTTTAACCTCACACAGCCCAGTTGTCTGAAGAAGGAGACGGCGGTGGAGTACCACAGCAAAGGGAGAGCAACGCTGGTGCGGAGTCTGACCGATCCGAAGCTCGAACAGAGGTTTGGGAACTTCTCCATGACGCTGAGGAACTGTGAGATGGAAAGAAGACGAGCTGATTCTCCCGGACTCAGCCTACAAGTCCAGGTGTCCACTTCAAGTGCAAGATCATCAG TGTTGTGCAAAGTGGACCCGAGCAAAGCGGGGGGCCTCTTTCTTTACATCAGGAAGCTGAGGCCGACTTCTGCCTGTGAGATGAAAATCAACTCTGTGACGAAGGAGAACATCACGGTCACCTCAAACAGCGAGCTGTCGTTCCAGGACTGCACCCCCGAGGACATAGAGGTCACCGCCAGGAAAGTTATTG AGTGTCGTGACCCCCGAGACTGTCAAAAGACGGTGCCACTCTCGCTGCCCTTGCTGCCGGGCTGCCTCCCGGCCCCTGTGAGCAGCGTGACCTGGCATCTCCGCCCCCCCGCGCACGGCACCGTGGAGCTGACCTCCCCCGCCGGCCCCCTCAGACAGTCCCTACCTGGGCAGCTGTGCAACGACAGCCTCCTCATCAAAGTGGCCGAAGATGACGGCACAAGTATCGGACACTTCTGTCCTCAGGGAGCCATACAGaagatccagatccacaccaacatgTCCGTCACCGCGTCCAACACGGGGAGGAACGCACTGAGGACGTGTTACAAGAACGTGCTGGACGCCTGTTTTAAAGACGAGATATCCG AAAGATATATCTTCACTGTATCTTCAAAGAAAAACGCCCCCGTCCTCTTGGCCACTCCCGGTTGGCCGGAGGGAATGAAACCTTACGCCACCGTCTCTTGGATCGTCTCCGTGCCACCGAAGATGGAGGCGCACCTGATGTTTGTAAACGTCAGCCAGCCCAAGTGCAGCAGCCGCCACACCAAGATCAGGGTGCAGAGGGTCGGCCGCCGGGAGGAGGACTACAGCCgcagggaggatgaggaggctgaggaggagctcACAGTCTCGGAGAGGTTCTACCTCAACATGTCCAACTGCATGCCTGAGAGAAGAATATTCAGCGCCCTCACCAAGATCACGTTGCAGGACAGCAAGA ACTTTCTGCTGACCACCATCCTGAGTGTGGTGGCCGCTCTGCTGGTCATTTTCATCATTGTGCTGGTAGTCGTCTGTCTGGTCATTCG gaagaagaagaagctgctgaaTCACCAAGTTTCCATCTACAATCCGAACGGCACCAGCTTCCTGCCCGGACAAAACAACTTCCCCAAATCGCGTGAAGACAACGAGTCCCACGTGTACGCCTCCATCGAGGACACGCTGGTCTACACAGACCTGCTGAGAAAGGGAATGGAGATCGGTGTTTACGGAGAGACCGACACGTACCGGTCCTTCCCCGGACACACGGACTCTCAAAAGCCGCTGGTCTCCAAAACCTCCAGCGTCAATGACTCGGCTGACGGGGTTTATCGCCCCTTCTTGTACCTAGCTGAAGGCCGTCCTCCGCTTCCCAACAGGCCTCCGAGCCATGAGCTGGTGGACAATGAGATTTACCAGAGCAGGGACCCGATTGGGGAGGAGGGCTCTCCGAGGCTGGGGCCGAGGCTGGAGCCGGAGGGAGGAAACTGA
- the clec3ba gene encoding tetranectin: METRGVWLILFLLLLAQCTLQQSTPKTRSGKKDSANSVAIEELKKQISDIIQELNLLKEHQALQTVCLRGTKILGKCFLADPVQKTFHAASDDCLAKGGSLATPLSGDENDQLYSYVRQSIGPEEHIWLGINDMVTDGQWVDQAGSSVRFKNWETEITLQPDGGRSQNCAVLSTTANGKWFDESCRAKKASVCEFNIV, encoded by the exons ATGGAGACCAGAGGTGTTTGGCTGATCttgttcctcctgctgctggcccAGTGCACACTCCAGCAGAGCACCCCGAAGACAAGAAGTGGCAAGAAAG ACTCTGCAAACAGCGTAGCAATCGAGGAGCTGAAGAAACAGATAAGTGACATAATTCAGGAGCTGAATTTGTTGAAAGAGCACCAGGCTCTACAAACAG TTTGTCTGAGAGGGACCAAGATCCTGGGGAAGTGTTTCCTGGCTGACCCGGTGCAGAAGACCTTCCACGCGGCCAGCGACGACTGCCTCGCCAAAGGAGGCAGCCTGGCCACCCCTCTGTCAGGGGACGAGAACGACCAGCTCTACAGCTACGTCCGCCAGAGCATCGGCCCCGAGGAGCACATCTGGCTGGGCATCAACGACATGGTGACCGACGGCCAGTGGGTGGACCAGGCTGGGTCCAGTGTGCGGTTCAAGAACTGGGAGACGGAGATCACCCTGCAGCCGGACGGAGGGCGCAGCCAGAACTGTGCCGTCCTCTCCACCACAGCCAACGGGAAGTGGTTCGACGAGAGCTGCAGGGCCAAAAAGGCCTCGGTCTGTGAGTTCAACATCGTCTGA
- the fez2a gene encoding fasciculation and elongation protein zeta-2 isoform X3, translating to MAAPVVHFDDDWSHVRGSNVVPDRELLTYKGRAAAATAAGGEAAAARLLLRGDVDLSGLLDGSFSPRDALCSADPVIGFEEKLSACFHNVSPQTESVAPVSVISEDTLLETDEIWNALTSNYGQVMPVDWKHSRTRSLHIPTFNLQEKPRKTDVTAELSDDEELREQLDMHTIIVSCLADEPLYTAEQVIEEIEEMMQDSPDMEPQHDPSQSDLSMLSLDVQRPTSSPGYEEKVRALNVAELNERLEETETNIRSFSEELVQQLALRDELDFEKEVKNSFISALIDVQNRQKEHRELLRKKKKLKGGAGSSQGHAEKTVGSYLTTVIPYEKKGRPPSIEDLQILTKILQAMRDDSDKVPSLLTDYILKVLCPT from the exons ATGGCTGCACCCGTCGTACACTTTGACGACGACTGGTCGCATGTGCGGGGCTCGAACGTGGTTCCGGATCGGGAGCTGCTGACGTACAAAGGCCGAGCAGCGGCCGCTACCGCGGCCGGGGGGGAAGCGGCCGCTGCTCGGCTGCTGCTCCGCGGGGATGTGGACCTGTCGGGGCTGCTCGACGGCAGCTTCTCCCCGCGGGACGCGCTCTGCTCCGCAGACCCGGTGATCGGCTTCGAGGAGAAGTTATCCGCCTGCTTCCACAATGTCAGCCCCCAGACAGAGAGCGTCGCTCCCGTGAGTGTGATCTCAGAGGACACGCTGCTGGAGACAGACGA AATCTGGAACGCCTTAACCAGTAACTATGGGCAAGTGATGCCGGTGGACTGGAAACACTCTCGAACGCGCTCCCTCCACATCCCCACGTTCAACCTGCAGGAGAAGCCT AGGAAGACTGATGTCACAGCAGAGCTGTCAGATGACgaggagctgagggagcagCTGGACATGCACACCATCATTGTCTCCTGTCTCGCAGACGAGCCCCTGTACACAGCAGAGCAG GTTATCGAGGAGATAGAGGAGATGATGCAGGACTCGCCCGACATGGAGCCTCAGCACGATCCCTCTCAGTCTGACCTCTCCATGCTCTCACTGGACGTCCAGCGGCCGACCAGCAGCCCCGGCTACGAGGAGA AGGTGAGGGCCCTGAATGTGGCGGAGCTGAACGAGCGTCTGGAGGAGACGGAGACGAACATCAGGAGCTTCTCGGaggagctggtgcagcagctgGCTCTCAGGGACGAGCTGGACTTCGAGAAAGAGGTGAAGAACAGTTTCATCTCGGCGCTCATCGACGtgcaaaaccgacagaaggagcACCGCGAGctgctgaggaagaagaagaagctcaaaGGCGGAGCCGGGTCGTCGCAGGGCCATGCTGAGAAAACAGTCGGATCT TATTTGACCACAGTCATCCCGTATGAGAAGAAGGGACGTCCTCCTTCGATCGAGGACCTTCAGATCCTCACCAAGA TTCTCCAAGCGATGAGAGACGACAGCGACAAGGTGCCCAGTCTCTTAACAGACTACATTCTCAAAG TGCTTTGCCCGACGTAG
- the fez2a gene encoding fasciculation and elongation protein zeta-2 isoform X1 has protein sequence MAAPVVHFDDDWSHVRGSNVVPDRELLTYKGRAAAATAAGGEAAAARLLLRGDVDLSGLLDGSFSPRDALCSADPVIGFEEKLSACFHNVSPQTESVAPVSVISEDTLLETDEIWNALTSNYGQVMPVDWKHSRTRSLHIPTFNLQEKPRKTDVTAELSDDEELREQLDMHTIIVSCLADEPLYTAEQVIEEIEEMMQDSPDMEPQHDPSQSDLSMLSLDVQRPTSSPGYEEKVRALNVAELNERLEETETNIRSFSEELVQQLALRDELDFEKEVKNSFISALIDVQNRQKEHRELLRKKKKLKGGAGSSQGHAEKTVGSRFSMEGFSSVIQNSFRQTFGSGCSERQYLTTVIPYEKKGRPPSIEDLQILTKILQAMRDDSDKVPSLLTDYILKVLCPT, from the exons ATGGCTGCACCCGTCGTACACTTTGACGACGACTGGTCGCATGTGCGGGGCTCGAACGTGGTTCCGGATCGGGAGCTGCTGACGTACAAAGGCCGAGCAGCGGCCGCTACCGCGGCCGGGGGGGAAGCGGCCGCTGCTCGGCTGCTGCTCCGCGGGGATGTGGACCTGTCGGGGCTGCTCGACGGCAGCTTCTCCCCGCGGGACGCGCTCTGCTCCGCAGACCCGGTGATCGGCTTCGAGGAGAAGTTATCCGCCTGCTTCCACAATGTCAGCCCCCAGACAGAGAGCGTCGCTCCCGTGAGTGTGATCTCAGAGGACACGCTGCTGGAGACAGACGA AATCTGGAACGCCTTAACCAGTAACTATGGGCAAGTGATGCCGGTGGACTGGAAACACTCTCGAACGCGCTCCCTCCACATCCCCACGTTCAACCTGCAGGAGAAGCCT AGGAAGACTGATGTCACAGCAGAGCTGTCAGATGACgaggagctgagggagcagCTGGACATGCACACCATCATTGTCTCCTGTCTCGCAGACGAGCCCCTGTACACAGCAGAGCAG GTTATCGAGGAGATAGAGGAGATGATGCAGGACTCGCCCGACATGGAGCCTCAGCACGATCCCTCTCAGTCTGACCTCTCCATGCTCTCACTGGACGTCCAGCGGCCGACCAGCAGCCCCGGCTACGAGGAGA AGGTGAGGGCCCTGAATGTGGCGGAGCTGAACGAGCGTCTGGAGGAGACGGAGACGAACATCAGGAGCTTCTCGGaggagctggtgcagcagctgGCTCTCAGGGACGAGCTGGACTTCGAGAAAGAGGTGAAGAACAGTTTCATCTCGGCGCTCATCGACGtgcaaaaccgacagaaggagcACCGCGAGctgctgaggaagaagaagaagctcaaaGGCGGAGCCGGGTCGTCGCAGGGCCATGCTGAGAAAACAGTCGGATCT cgCTTCAGCATGGAGGGATTCTCCTCCGTCATTCAGAACAGCTTCAGACAAACCTTTGGGAGTGGGTGCAGTGAAAGACag TATTTGACCACAGTCATCCCGTATGAGAAGAAGGGACGTCCTCCTTCGATCGAGGACCTTCAGATCCTCACCAAGA TTCTCCAAGCGATGAGAGACGACAGCGACAAGGTGCCCAGTCTCTTAACAGACTACATTCTCAAAG TGCTTTGCCCGACGTAG
- the fez2a gene encoding fasciculation and elongation protein zeta-2 isoform X2 — protein MAAPVVHFDDDWSHVRGSNVVPDRELLTYKGRAAAATAAGGEAAAARLLLRGDVDLSGLLDGSFSPRDALCSADPVIGFEEKLSACFHNVSPQTESVAPVSVISEDTLLETDEIWNALTSNYGQVMPVDWKHSRTRSLHIPTFNLQEKPRKTDVTAELSDDEELREQLDMHTIIVSCLADEPLYTAEQVIEEIEEMMQDSPDMEPQHDPSQSDLSMLSLDVQRPTSSPGYEEKVRALNVAELNERLEETETNIRSFSEELVQQLALRDELDFEKEVKNSFISALIDVQNRQKEHRELLRKKKKLKGGAGSSQGHAEKTVGSRFSMEGFSSVIQNSFRQTFGSGCSERQYLTTVIPYEKKGRPPSIEDLQILTKILQAMRDDSDKVPSLLTDYILKALV, from the exons ATGGCTGCACCCGTCGTACACTTTGACGACGACTGGTCGCATGTGCGGGGCTCGAACGTGGTTCCGGATCGGGAGCTGCTGACGTACAAAGGCCGAGCAGCGGCCGCTACCGCGGCCGGGGGGGAAGCGGCCGCTGCTCGGCTGCTGCTCCGCGGGGATGTGGACCTGTCGGGGCTGCTCGACGGCAGCTTCTCCCCGCGGGACGCGCTCTGCTCCGCAGACCCGGTGATCGGCTTCGAGGAGAAGTTATCCGCCTGCTTCCACAATGTCAGCCCCCAGACAGAGAGCGTCGCTCCCGTGAGTGTGATCTCAGAGGACACGCTGCTGGAGACAGACGA AATCTGGAACGCCTTAACCAGTAACTATGGGCAAGTGATGCCGGTGGACTGGAAACACTCTCGAACGCGCTCCCTCCACATCCCCACGTTCAACCTGCAGGAGAAGCCT AGGAAGACTGATGTCACAGCAGAGCTGTCAGATGACgaggagctgagggagcagCTGGACATGCACACCATCATTGTCTCCTGTCTCGCAGACGAGCCCCTGTACACAGCAGAGCAG GTTATCGAGGAGATAGAGGAGATGATGCAGGACTCGCCCGACATGGAGCCTCAGCACGATCCCTCTCAGTCTGACCTCTCCATGCTCTCACTGGACGTCCAGCGGCCGACCAGCAGCCCCGGCTACGAGGAGA AGGTGAGGGCCCTGAATGTGGCGGAGCTGAACGAGCGTCTGGAGGAGACGGAGACGAACATCAGGAGCTTCTCGGaggagctggtgcagcagctgGCTCTCAGGGACGAGCTGGACTTCGAGAAAGAGGTGAAGAACAGTTTCATCTCGGCGCTCATCGACGtgcaaaaccgacagaaggagcACCGCGAGctgctgaggaagaagaagaagctcaaaGGCGGAGCCGGGTCGTCGCAGGGCCATGCTGAGAAAACAGTCGGATCT cgCTTCAGCATGGAGGGATTCTCCTCCGTCATTCAGAACAGCTTCAGACAAACCTTTGGGAGTGGGTGCAGTGAAAGACag TATTTGACCACAGTCATCCCGTATGAGAAGAAGGGACGTCCTCCTTCGATCGAGGACCTTCAGATCCTCACCAAGA TTCTCCAAGCGATGAGAGACGACAGCGACAAGGTGCCCAGTCTCTTAACAGACTACATTCTCAAAG CTCTGGTGTGA